The following is a genomic window from Chitinophaga caseinilytica.
TCATGGTAGCCATACTGGTGATCGCGATGAGTTTGCGCACGATCATCCTCACCATCATGAAATAGCCTGATTCTTTACGAACATAAAAAAAGGTTGTCCGCATCTGCAGACAACCTTTTTCTTTTATCGTTCGGTTTCGCTTATCCGAGTTTGCCGACCATATTGGCGGGGATCACCCAGGCGTCGAATTCTTCGGGCGTTACGTAACCCAGTTTCACGGCCATTTCCTTCAGTGTGGTGCCTTCCTTGTGCGCTTTCTGCGCGATCTCGGCGGCTTTGTAGTAACCGATCTTCGTGTTGAGGGCGGTTACGAGCATGAGGGAATTGTCTACGTGCTTTTTGATGTTTTCCTCGATGGGCGCCAGGCCTTCCGCGCACTTGTCGTTGAAGCTTACGCAGCCGTCGCCCAGCAGGCGTGCAGAGTGGAGGAAGTTATAGATCATCATGGGTTTGAAGACGTTCAGTTCGAAGTGGCCGGTGGCGCCGCCGATGTTGATGGCCACGTCGTTCCCGAGCACCTGTGCGGCGATCATGGTGAGGGCTTCGCACTGGGTGGGGTTCACTTTACCGGGCATGATGGAAGATCCGGGCTCGTTGTCGGGGATGAAAAGCTCGCCGATGCCGGAGCGGGGGCCGGAGCTGAGCATACGGATGTCGTTGGCGATTTTCATCAGGCTAACGGCTACCGTTTTCAGCGCGCCGTGCGCTTCCACGATGGCGTCGTGCGCAGCGAGGGATTCGAATTTATTTTCTGCGGTCACGAAAGGCAGGCCGGTGAGTGCGGCGATGTGTTTCGCTACGTTCACGTCGTACCCGTCGGGCGTGTTGATGCCGGTACCAACGGCGGTGCCGCCGAGCGCCAGTTCAGACAAGTGGGGCAGCGTGTTGTTGATGGCGCGCAGGCCATGGTCCAGCTGGGAAACGTATCCGCTGATTTCCTGGCCCAGCGTGAGCGGCGTGGCGTCCATGAAATGGGTGCGGCCGATCTTCACGATGTGCATGTATGCCTTCGCTTTGGCGGCGAGGGTGTTGCGGAGTTTGGTGATGCCGGGGATGGTTACTTCCACGAGCATTTTATACGCCGCGATGTGCATGGCGGTGGGGAAGGTATCGTTGGAGGATTGTGATTTGTTCACATCGTCGTTCGGATGCAATACCTTGTCTTTATCGGTGAGCTGGCCGCCGTTGATGACGTGTGCGCGGTAAGCTACCACTTCGTTCACGTTCATGTTGGATTGGGTGCCGGAGCCGGTTTGCCAAACCACGAGGGGGAATTCGTTATCGAGTTTGCCTTCGAGGATCTCGTCGCACACTTTACCGATGAGCTCGGCCTTTTCGGCGGGCAGTACGCCGGCGTCGCGGTTGGTGAGGGCGGCGGCTTTTTTCAGGTAAGCGAAGGCTTTGATGATTTCCTTCGGCATTTTGTTAATGTCCTGGGCTATCCTGAAGTTGTCGATGGAACGTTGGGTTTGTGCCCCAAAATATGCGTTGGCAGGCACTTTCACCTCGCCCATCGTGTCTTTCTCTATCCTGAAATCCATAATACTTGAAATTTTGGACCGTAAAGTTACAGAACCTGCGGTTTATTCTCCTTTG
Proteins encoded in this region:
- the fumC gene encoding class II fumarate hydratase encodes the protein MDFRIEKDTMGEVKVPANAYFGAQTQRSIDNFRIAQDINKMPKEIIKAFAYLKKAAALTNRDAGVLPAEKAELIGKVCDEILEGKLDNEFPLVVWQTGSGTQSNMNVNEVVAYRAHVINGGQLTDKDKVLHPNDDVNKSQSSNDTFPTAMHIAAYKMLVEVTIPGITKLRNTLAAKAKAYMHIVKIGRTHFMDATPLTLGQEISGYVSQLDHGLRAINNTLPHLSELALGGTAVGTGINTPDGYDVNVAKHIAALTGLPFVTAENKFESLAAHDAIVEAHGALKTVAVSLMKIANDIRMLSSGPRSGIGELFIPDNEPGSSIMPGKVNPTQCEALTMIAAQVLGNDVAINIGGATGHFELNVFKPMMIYNFLHSARLLGDGCVSFNDKCAEGLAPIEENIKKHVDNSLMLVTALNTKIGYYKAAEIAQKAHKEGTTLKEMAVKLGYVTPEEFDAWVIPANMVGKLG